The DNA segment CATTATATGTATAATATTATTCGTATTAGCTATAATGTTATTTACATGTCCTTGATTTAAATTGCTAATATATGAATTAAGATTCTGCGTAGCACTATTTATATTACTATAAATATTATCTAAAGTATTTTTAGATACAAAATAAGGATCTACTGCTTCTAAATCATTTACTAATCTTTCTTTTACTAATTTCAATCTTGTTATATGTTCTAAATTCGCTTCAGGTATATCTTTTTTTTCTTCAGCTTTTTTAATTATTTCTTCTAAACTATTTAAAGATTCATGTATTTGATGATTCTTAAACTGTTCAATAATTATAGACATATTATTTATCACCACTTTCTGTTTCATTTCTTCTACTTACTTCTTACTATTTCTACAGAAAAGGTGATATTCCTTCAATTTATTATCGCAATATTCGACATTATTTTTATTAGGTTACCATTTCTTATACTTATATTTACCGCATTTTATACATTTATATTTGGTAATACCTTTACCTTTTATCATATTTCTCGCTATTAATATCCAATTGTGTAAACAGATTCTCATTTTGATCCTCCTTAATTGAGTTTTTACTATTATATTGAATTCTGCAACTAGATATTCATATTCAACTTTTACATCATAATAGTTTTTATTAATTATACTTGGGTAGTATTCAAGATTTTTATCATGCTATTTTATTTTTGACTTTTCTTTTATACACCTTGGCCAAGGACAATAATAATTCTTATTATTTAGCTTCTTTTTCCATATACAATTTTTACATTTGCTCTTATTAAATTTCTTATCTGTCATCTTCATATTCTCACCTTTTTGGCATAATAAAAAGAACACTCCTGGCGTTTAAGTGTTCTTTTATATATAATATTAAATTTATGATGAAAGCCTGTGTATTTCGTCGGTCTTTCTCTTAATACCATAATATTATATGTATTGCCGACATGTCACCGACAACTTATATACATTTCTTATTTCTAGAGCTTATTCTTTCAATTTGTCTCTTACTATAATTTAATTTATCTGCTATCTGCTGCAAAGTCATTCCTTTTATATCTCTATAATAAACTACTTTATAATCTATACCTTCAAATTCATTTACTTTATCTTCAATAGATTTTATTTTACTTTTTATATTTTTTATATTATCTTCATGTATAGAAATATGACTTTCTATTCTATGTAACAAAGAAAGAGTCTCTCCAAAATCTAGTTGTCCACCTCCACCACTTACTCTTGGTTGTGAATAATCTATTGAACCTATAGGTTTAGGACCTCCAAATTTCCCTAACTTTTCTATAGCTTTCTTTTCTTCTTCATATGCCTGTAATCTAATTTCCCATATTTCTAACATTTTATATAGATCATTGATTGAATTAATTATCTCCATATACCTCACTCCCCTTTTCTTATAGCATTTAATTGGTTTTCTACAATCCTAATCTCTAACTTAGTTGCATTAATCTTTTCTTCTGCTGTTTTATATAATGTTTCTGCTACATCTCTTTTAAATTTTAATTCTGCAATATCTTTATCTCCCCTACATATATCATTTATAATCGTTACTGGTACTTTATTATCCCTATGTTTTAATATTTCTGTAGCTAAAGCTATTCTATATGCTTTTTCTGCTTCTGCTTTTCCTTGTCCTCTTTCCTTTAACTTGTTTACTGCTAAATTAAGTGTACTTCTAAGTTGTTGTATCTCTATAATTAAGTCTTGCACATTATCCCCTCCTACATAAAAGAAACCCAGGGAAAACTATCCCTGAGCTTCTAGAGCTTCTTTATTATATATTCTTACTGATTTACACCTTGGACATTTCATTTCTATTTCAAATTCTGCTGCCTTTGGTACTCTTCCTAATAATTTACTGCATATTTTACATCTTATTTCTTGCATTTCTTCCCTCCTAAGATGTTTTATAATAAAAGATTTATTGTCAATTATGATAAAATCTATTATGTTATTTAACTAAACTAATAATTAAGAAATGATCTCTACTTTTCCATTACATTCTTCTAAGTTTTCTTCTAAGTATTTTTTGATACTCTGCATTGCTTGATTTCTCCACATTCCACCATCTGCTTCAAATATTGCTGCTCGTGGACCTTCTTGCATTCTAAATATAAACTTTGAAGAAGGTTGCTCTATTTCTGGAAATGTTCTATATGGAGCTAATATAACTGGATTAGGTACTTCTGCTTCTCCTACACTTGCTACACCTGTTTTAATCGTTACCTTTTGTGATACTCCATTATCTCCAGTTTGCTTTACTGCTTCATCTCTTATTAACCCAGTAAATTTAAGTATTAAAGGTTTGTCCCCTTTATCATCAAAACTACTCTGCATCATAATATTAAATCTTTCAGTGTCTAAAAATTGGTCATATCTAATGTTATCCGGTAATATTGCTTTTGCTATGATAAATTCATCTCTTTCTCCATCTCTATTTAATGGACTTAATACATTTACCTGCTCTGGACTTCTAACTTGAATTAATAGCTTTACTCCTATTTCATCTATATTTTTCTTAATATAATCTATAATACTAGTTAAATTTGATACTCTTAATGCTTGTACTTCTGGCTCTCTAACTCTTTTTAAATCTTGTGTTGTAAATAGTCCTTTTTCTGTTTCTATTAATAATTCCTTATCTAATCCTAACCCTACTAAGTATTCTAAAGCTTTTCTTTCTATCATTTTAACTACCTCCATATTTTTATTATTTTATTATTTTAATTCCTTCTATATCTACTGCTTCATCGTCTTTTAATATCTCACCTGTTTCTTCATTTACCCTCATGTACCTCTGACCTTTTACCTGATTTTGATATTCACTTGCTACTATACCCCCTTTACCATCTTTATCAATGATTATTTTTGTTGCCACTCCAATTTTAGGAACTAATTTAGTTTTGACAATTATATTTACCATGCTTAGCTCCCTATCTTCATCACTTTTAAATTCTAACTCTACTGTCATTTTTCTTTTTTTGACTGGGTCCGTGTTAGGATCTGCTATATTTTCTAATACCTCTTTTAATCCTACATTGAATTTCTCTGCTAATGCTCCACCTGCAAACTTTTCTAAATTTATATCATTTTTCATTACTTTTCCTCCTTAATTTTTTATTGTCTTTTCTATGTAAATAAAATTCTTATCAAAACTTATTCTATCTACATATTTCAAATTATTTTTAGTAAATCTGATTCTTTCTTTAAATGTTGAGTAGGGTATTGCTTGTACTACTGTTAAAAGCTCATATTCTAACATGCAAAGCCCTCCTTAGTCTTCTATATTCCTTCCAAATAGTCTAATAATATTCCATTTCTTGAAACTATTTCTTGACAATCATCTTCAAAAAAACTGTATGGAATACTTGCAAAACCTCTCTTTCCTTTATTTTCTTCCCACGCTGCCCAGTGAAAAATTAAATCATCAAATTCTAATCTAAAGACCTTATCTTTACTTTTAAATGATACTAATATAAAAGCTCGTCCTCCATTTAAATTCCAACTCTCCATGAATTCTATTTGATGTTGGTGGATGTTTTTTAAAGGAAATCTGTTTTGTTTTGTTTCTTTTGCATCAAAAGCTACAGGAATGCTTTTATAAACTCCTATAAAATCAAGTGTGCTTTTCTGTTCAAAATATCCGTTTACTATTTTACGCCCTTGTCTTTTAAGTACCTTTACTGGTGTAGCTATCTTTTGTATAAGTGCTTTTCCTCTTCTTATATAAACTATATTAGAATAGTTTATATATTCTTCAAACGTATCTCCTCTATGGATTCCCAATTTATTCACTCCTTAAAATATTATTTATAATGTATCTCTTCATCAAAGTTCCATCTAGCAAATATTTCATATGCTTTATCATATTTACACTCTCCCTTTTATATAGGTTTAGCATTATAATCACCACAAATTAAATCAACTTTATTTATGTTTGTCCTATAATTTTTCGTTTGAAAACTATAAAAACTTGGATATTCCTCTACTACAGTTCCTATTAATTTATTTTTATAGCCTTTTCTTCCTGCTTGTATTACTTCATACCTCTTGCCTACCTTCATGATTTTGTCCTCCATATACTCTTAGCTCTTTCTATTGCTTCTTTAGCACTAATATTATTGCTGAAATATATCTTTACTGCTTTATCAACTATTTCTTTATATTCTTTTGTCATGATTTTCCAGCTCCTTAATAGCATATTTTATAGCACCTATATCTACTTCCCAATCTGGATCATCTTTTGAATATTCCTTTAAAATTTTAATAGTACTTTTAAGTTGTTCAGTGACATAGAATACTTCATTATCTTTTTGTGTTGAAGCTACTCTTATTGGCATATTTCCTCCTCCTAATTAATCCATTTATAGTAAATGTAATTTAATCTATTTAGCCATTTACCTATCATCTTTTTAAATCCTCTTTGATGGTCTTGTATGCTTCTAACAATGTCTACTACTTCTAACATCATTTCTTTATCCAACATTAAAACCTCCCATTGTTTCTTTGCTTGTATGTGGACCTATTTTCCCTAAATAATAATTTAATCCTTTTAATATATTTTTAAAATTAACTATTTGATTTTCTTTTTCATGATATGGAATATCTTCCCTATCAAAATAAATAATAGCTTTGTTATACCTTTTAAGTAATTTGTTATATTCTATTTTTGCTTCTTTAACAGTCATTTTCAAACCTCCTAGAAAGGGCAGTCAACATCAGTTGCTATTTGAAAGCCGTTTGGTATACTCTTGTCCCAATTAAATGAATAACCCACTGCTTGGTTAGTTTCTTCGTCTATTTCAAGTAATAG comes from the Senegalia massiliensis genome and includes:
- a CDS encoding Com family DNA-binding transcriptional regulator, with protein sequence MQEIRCKICSKLLGRVPKAAEFEIEMKCPRCKSVRIYNKEALEAQG
- a CDS encoding replication terminator protein gives rise to the protein MKNDINLEKFAGGALAEKFNVGLKEVLENIADPNTDPVKKRKMTVELEFKSDEDRELSMVNIIVKTKLVPKIGVATKIIIDKDGKGGIVASEYQNQVKGQRYMRVNEETGEILKDDEAVDIEGIKIIK
- a CDS encoding Holliday junction resolvase RecU; amino-acid sequence: MGIHRGDTFEEYINYSNIVYIRRGKALIQKIATPVKVLKRQGRKIVNGYFEQKSTLDFIGVYKSIPVAFDAKETKQNRFPLKNIHQHQIEFMESWNLNGGRAFILVSFKSKDKVFRLEFDDLIFHWAAWEENKGKRGFASIPYSFFEDDCQEIVSRNGILLDYLEGI